Below is a window of Malus domestica chromosome 13, GDT2T_hap1 DNA.
CATGGTTTAACTAACATGAGCTTAGTTTCCTCCTTAAATGGTGTGTTATTAAGGCTCCTCTCCATATGAAAGCTCGAAAACATGTCGTTTTAGCTCAATAAGAGGACATTTCATACAATCAACATTGTCTCAACTCGACCCAGATATCAAATTAAACATAATTTTTGTGTAACTAGCTCCGCAAAGAACTCGTCATGAACTcctccataatttacaaataaaaaagattgcagcatcattatttttggaGTACTAACGACAGTTCCGTTACAAAACATCCGAAAACCATAACTTTGTACTGCTTACAAATTTATTGGGCCTCTAGTAGCATTTTTGGGTCAAGAGTTGGGCACGCAAAATTTGGGCCTCATAAAATACTCAAAGCCCTATAATGTTGAACCGAGCAGCGTGTTTTTGGTAGTTGACGCGAAATGCGTTGGACGGACGGCAGATTTGGTGGGAAAATGTTGAACCGCAAATCGGCACTGATCGGACTGATCAGTTGCTTTTACTTTCACTCCACATTTCTGACAAGTTTCGTCGCAGCTTCTTCTCCGGACCCGCTGCTCGGATCCGCCCGCGTCGTTTTTCaggtaaaaaaattaaatttgaaaacgtAGTAGAAATTAATGTGAATTTTTGGGGACGAATTTGGATTTTGATCTTGTGTGATTTTACAGACCAACTATGGCGACATCGAATTCGGGTTCTACCCGACCGTCGCGCCGAAGACGGTGGAGCACATTTTCAAGCTGGTGCGTCTCGGCGGCTACAACACCAACCACATCTTTAGGGTTGAGAAAGGGTTCGTCGCCCAAGTGGCCGACGTGGCCAGCGGAAGGTCGGCTCCGATGAACGAGGAACAGCGGAGAGAGGCGGAGAAGACGGTTGTCGGAGAGTTCAGTGCCGTTAAGCATGTCAGGGGCATTCTTTCCATGGGAAGGTACAGTGAAGTCTCTATCTTTCTGATTTACTTGCTTAGAAGTTTGAAATTTTCGCATTTTCGTGTCTTTAATTGTAAATTACTATCTGGGTAATTGTTGTTTTTGCTAATTTTTTGTGTAGATATGACGATCCGAACAGCGCCGGATCCTCCTTCTCAATGCTGCTTGGAGATTCCCCTCATCTTGATGGGAAGGTAAGCTGACTACACTTTGATGACATTGTTGAATCGGGCATGATCATCGATAATGTGTTGACATAAGAAAACCTTTTCAGTATGCAATATTTGGGAAAGTTACCAAAGGTGATGAGACCTTGAGAGCGCTCGAGGAACTCCCTACACATCGGGAAGGGATTTTCGTAATGGTATGCTTATCCCTATGCTATTCGCTTATTTTCAATTTCGATAAGATCAATTCGTCAATCCTGTAAAGTTAGAATCATAGTTTTCCTGTGTTAGTTACGTAGGATAGTATCATAGAACAATATAGCTAGTTATTTTCACCCTTCTAAGATGTCTATAGATATTGCCATTACATTTGATGTGCAAATGTATTAATGGATTGGAGTCGAAACTAAATATTTTCGCTTTGCTAGGGAGCTTGACATCCAATTGGATGagtttcgtataattaaattaaattaaaattcttGTTATGTGGAGTCATATGGTTCTCTCTCTGGGGTATAAATGTTTTGTCATCATACTTGGACTGCTGTACTTTTACCCTATGCACCACAGGTAGTGTTATCTACCAGTGTCTCCGGCATTAGTATTTCCCCGTACATTATACTCATTGGTTGCATGTGGTAAAGTAGCCGTGCTTCTTACCACGGCCTATTAGTTATGCTTCAGTTACGCCTTTATCATATATGCTCTGGGTCACAACTCTTATATCCGTTTGATGGGAGAATCACTGCATTCTTGGCTCAGAAATGATTATTCTCTTTAattcattttcttatttttccctCCAGCCCACCGAGCGCATTACAATTCTGTCAACATACTACTATGGTGAGAATCAAGCAccctttgatttattcattgcTTGTACTAGTTTCATATGTATTGACACTAGCTTTAACGACTGGATAAAGGAGCAGCGGTAGgttttttgaaaagtttgaggCCAAAGGCCGAACCGTGCACATCTCTGAAGTTCTCCGTTTCGTTACTTCTTTCCTTGTTGATACATGTCTGCCATGTGATGACGGGTCCAGTGTTTGTTGCATTGGAGATTTTAATGATCACATTTAAATCATTTAAATCGGTTTAGTTTACATTGTGTTTATGGCTTGATTGTGTTACTTTTAGACACCGAGATGGAGCATTGTGAACATGAGAGGTCTGTCATGAAGCAGAGGCTTGCTGCATCTGCTGTTGAAATCGAGAGACAGGTAAATAAGATTTACAACGAACATTATCTTTTCAAACATCCAAATGTAAACATGGACTTATCACGTGTCATATTTGTAGAGAATGAAATGTTTCCCATGACATAGCAAGCAAATATCAGAATGAAGAGATGCTGTGGTTGCTATCAATCTTCCAGATATCCGCTGTATGTTGTCAGAGAACAGTGTACAAAGGGTGAGGAAAGTTCAAAAAGATCCATTCGAGCAGATGGGAGACAATATTTGTGGTGTCAATCGAGTATCTGCCACTGAATACCTGACACTAAAGCTGTCTCTGTAAGTGAACATCGAAACCTGATGTTGTACTGGATGTCGATAATGGCTGACATGTTCGTTGAAACCACACACTTGATTCTTTATGTTAGCTGTGGAAGCAAATAATGGATTTATAGTGGCTTAGTGTTGGTAGTATTACTCTTCACTGTTGTTTGTATGGAAAGTACTTCCGGGTAACGAGAATGTAACTATGACGGTATCCCAAGTTCAAGTTACTCTTGATCTTGAGATGCCGCCTATAATGACAT
It encodes the following:
- the LOC103451832 gene encoding peptidyl-prolyl cis-trans isomerase CYP23-like, with amino-acid sequence MRWTDGRFGGKMLNRKSALIGLISCFYFHSTFLTSFVAASSPDPLLGSARVVFQTNYGDIEFGFYPTVAPKTVEHIFKLVRLGGYNTNHIFRVEKGFVAQVADVASGRSAPMNEEQRREAEKTVVGEFSAVKHVRGILSMGRYDDPNSAGSSFSMLLGDSPHLDGKYAIFGKVTKGDETLRALEELPTHREGIFVMPTERITILSTYYYDTEMEHCEHERSVMKQRLAASAVEIERQRMKCFP